A genomic segment from Gammaproteobacteria bacterium encodes:
- a CDS encoding membrane hypothetical protein (Evidence 5 : Unknown function), whose translation MNSSPDVREGADPFLRTDMPLFVLVRILLPDGRFIIRTTLICTALAVALAFLLPATYLATVVVSPVQNGQQQGGGGLGGQLASLAALGGINLASSNPGVQETIATLKSRAFTDKFIKENEMMPILFAKDWDAERKEWIVRPWKFWKKIPPTPWDAFDMFDKIRTADLDDKTGLVTVGVEWTDPVLAAKWANALVVETNKYLRADAVAKSDRNLNYLKDYAGQASQVEIQKAVSSLVEAELQKAMSANVNEEYSFAVIDRAAVPEKRSKPYRILIILVGFLAGFLLSALWKLMRFFWDRSGLQVAPVVMNVKNNEDIVQSPAENSLNALSENVNLSASSS comes from the coding sequence ATGAATTCTTCTCCAGATGTGCGTGAGGGGGCCGATCCGTTCCTGCGTACGGATATGCCATTGTTTGTTTTGGTGCGGATCCTACTCCCCGATGGGCGCTTCATTATACGCACCACGCTAATTTGTACCGCGTTGGCGGTGGCGCTTGCCTTTTTGCTCCCGGCAACCTACCTGGCAACGGTTGTGGTATCGCCAGTTCAAAACGGACAGCAGCAGGGTGGTGGTGGGTTGGGAGGGCAATTGGCAAGTTTGGCGGCCCTCGGAGGAATCAATCTAGCGTCCAGTAATCCGGGGGTCCAGGAGACGATTGCGACTCTTAAGTCGCGGGCCTTTACCGATAAGTTTATAAAAGAGAATGAAATGATGCCCATTCTCTTTGCAAAAGATTGGGACGCCGAACGTAAAGAGTGGATAGTCAGGCCTTGGAAATTCTGGAAAAAGATTCCCCCCACCCCGTGGGATGCGTTTGATATGTTCGACAAGATCCGTACGGCTGATCTGGACGACAAAACTGGTCTGGTAACTGTGGGGGTTGAGTGGACTGACCCAGTGCTTGCCGCGAAGTGGGCAAATGCACTGGTTGTCGAAACTAATAAGTATCTTCGTGCCGATGCCGTTGCCAAGAGTGATCGTAATCTAAACTATCTAAAAGACTATGCGGGTCAGGCCAGTCAAGTAGAAATCCAGAAGGCAGTGTCTTCGTTAGTTGAAGCAGAATTGCAGAAAGCAATGTCTGCCAATGTTAACGAGGAATATTCGTTTGCTGTTATTGATCGTGCGGCGGTTCCTGAAAAGCGCTCTAAGCCCTATCGAATATTGATTATTTTGGTAGGATTCCTGGCCGGTTTTTTGTTGAGTGCCTTGTGGAAATTGATGCGTTTCTTCTGGGATAGGTCAGGATTGCAGGTGGCGCCGGTGGTCATGAACGTAAAAAATAACGAGGATATTGTGCAATCGCCGGCGGAAAATAGCCTTAATGCACTATCCGAGAATGTAAATCTCTCTGCATCCTCCTCTTGA